Proteins encoded by one window of Bauldia sp.:
- a CDS encoding Gfo/Idh/MocA family oxidoreductase: MASSASAPSAGITRSITQIIRRARLVAVSDQDGARGAANGQGAPVFADHRDLIGKVDAVSVAVPATYHAAVARDFIDAGVHVLIEKPIAIDVADARDLIARAAKRGVVLQVGHVERFSPAVAELQSRAANPRRLTARRRTKWSGRSIDVDVILDLMIHDIDLVLTLAGAPVASVAASGMTGLSGMTDECEAWLTFANGAIATLSASRVAAENERRLTITEPDTIYDADLSGPSLTTTARRKSGAVAVPIALTARDNLGAEIDAFLTSIATGIPPVVDGMAGLAALDIAERIRAAVAEGEPAQIAVTA, encoded by the coding sequence TTGGCGTCGTCGGCCTCGGCTCCTTCGGCAGGCATCACGCGAAGCATTACGCAAATAATCCGAAGGGCGCGGCTCGTTGCCGTATCCGACCAGGATGGCGCGCGCGGCGCCGCCAACGGGCAGGGCGCGCCGGTGTTCGCCGATCATCGCGACCTCATCGGCAAGGTCGATGCCGTCTCCGTCGCCGTGCCCGCCACCTATCACGCCGCCGTCGCGCGCGATTTCATCGACGCCGGGGTCCATGTCCTGATCGAGAAGCCGATCGCCATCGACGTCGCCGATGCGCGCGATCTGATCGCGCGTGCCGCGAAGCGCGGCGTCGTGCTGCAGGTCGGGCATGTCGAACGGTTCTCGCCGGCGGTTGCCGAGCTGCAGTCGCGGGCCGCCAACCCGCGCCGGCTGACGGCGCGGCGGCGGACGAAATGGAGCGGCCGGTCGATCGATGTTGACGTGATCCTCGACCTTATGATCCATGACATCGATCTGGTGCTGACGCTTGCCGGCGCGCCGGTCGCGTCGGTGGCGGCGAGCGGCATGACCGGCCTCAGCGGCATGACCGACGAGTGCGAGGCGTGGCTGACCTTCGCCAACGGCGCCATCGCGACGCTGTCGGCGTCGCGTGTCGCCGCCGAAAACGAGCGCCGCCTCACCATCACCGAGCCCGACACGATCTACGACGCCGATCTTTCCGGCCCGTCGCTGACGACGACGGCGCGGCGCAAGTCCGGCGCGGTGGCGGTGCCCATCGCACTTACGGCGCGCGACAACCTCGGCGCCGAGATCGACGCCTTCCTCACGAGCATCGCAACCGGCATCCCGCCGGTCGTCGATGGCATGGCCGGGCTTGCCGCCCTCGACATCGCCGAGCGCATCCGCGCGGCGGTCGCCGAGGGCGAGCCGGCACAGATCGCGGTGACCGCATGA